A genome region from Hevea brasiliensis isolate MT/VB/25A 57/8 chromosome 9, ASM3005281v1, whole genome shotgun sequence includes the following:
- the LOC110661409 gene encoding uncharacterized protein LOC110661409: MQSMKLFTSRQNFLSFPLLSSFFSLLFLNPQVFSAFSSSTLSNNNRKKSSLSSSMADTNYYTKYQPQNQANNSSKFYSHFLYKALLVTIFLVILSLFPSQAPEFINHTLNTRGWEFLHLIFVGIAVSYGLFSRRNDEAEKDSCLSKFDNAQSYVSRFLQVSSVFDDEADKPSRSDESTVQTWNSQYYSNDPVVVVADENSVIDQEQKDTTSIIGDKPLQLPVRSLKSRILEADGNETTKESSSAVYASISSSSSNLGSKRISSNSVKSRNEEFGGLRHQDLEEKLKDNVVIPCPIPWRSRSGRMEMKQTKEEADTPPPYTLPPSMEESEFNRPFRAQVSRSPRIDSTNSSPSMSSPKKLSPSPSFPAEAQSKSPEDFVRKKSFYRSPPPPPPPPPPPPPPPPPPSQLFQKSWSMKPSSSVHDDDKVFAGKDVKRSYTSKPKESNKRGGLSIPTSVRTTRSNDFLSAKEFDDMINTKAEKRFKEAEPSTVERGGRKKVAFDQSSFKTERLDRDTVTFMPQPIYREFPKEEKEELVEKLMLESDEDLETEDEDDDDIAGSCFVSGTAAAISNNEEVACTAASDGGPDVDKKADEFIAKFREQIRLQRIESIKRSSELISRKASRIL; the protein is encoded by the exons ATGCAAAGCATGAAATTGTTCACATCTCGCCAAaactttctttcctttcctttgctttcttctttcttctctctaCTTTTCCTTAATCCTCAAGTCTTCTCTGCTTTTTCTTCTTCAACACTCTCAAATAATAACCGAAAAAAATCCTCACTTTCGTCTTCAATGGCAGATACAAACTACTACACCAAATATCAACCGCAAAACCAAGCAAATAACTCAAGTAAGTTTTACTCTCATTTCCTCTACAAAGCTCTTTTAGTCACCATCTTCTTAGTCATACTCTCACTTTTCCCTTCACAAGCTCCTGAATTCATCAACCATACACTGAACACAAGAGGCTGGGAGTTTCTCCaccttatttttgttggtatagcTGTTTCTTATGGCCTGTTTAGCCGAAGAAATGATGAAGCAGAAAAAGATAGTTGCCTCTCAAAATTTGATAATGCTCAATCCTATGTCTCTAGATTCCTTCAGGTTTCTTCAGTTTTCGATGATGAAGCTGATAAGCCTTCCAGGTCTGATGAGAGCACCGTCCAAACATGGAATAGTCAGTACTACAGCAATGACCCTGTGGTGGTTGTAGCTGACGAAAATTCTGTTATCGATCAAGAACAGAAAGATACCACTTCAATAATCGGTGACAAACCACTTCAGTTGCCTGTTCGGAGCTTAAAATCGCGTATTTTAGAAGCAGATGGTAATGAAACTACTAAAGAATCTTCCTCTGCTGTTTATGCTTCTATTAGTAGTTCTAGTTCTAATTTGGGTTCTAAAAGAATTTCGAGCAATTCAGTTAAAAGCAGAAATGAGGAATTTGGCGGATTGCGCCATCAAGATTTGGAGGAGAAGCTGAAGGATAATGTGGTGATTCCTTGTCCAATTCCATGGAGATCAAGATCTGGAAGAATGGAAATGAAGCAAACAAAAGAAGAAGCCGATACTCCTCCTCCGTATACTCTGCCACCATCCATGGAGGAGTCTGAATTCAACAGGCCTTTCAGGGCCCAAGTGTCTCGATCACCACGAATCGATTCAACAAATTCTTCACCTTCAATGTCTTCACCAAAGAAGCTTTCACCTTCACCTTCTTTCCCAGCCGAGGCACAAAGCAAAAGTCCAGAGGATTTTGTCAGGAAGAAGAGCTTTTACAGGTCTCCTCCCCCTCCTccacctccaccaccaccaccaccaccacctccaccaccaccatcacaACTGTTTCAAAAATCATGGTCAATGAAACCTAGTTCCAGTGTCCATGATGATGACAAGGTTTTCGCAGGGAAAGATGTGAAGCGAAGTTACACAAGCAAGCCAAAAGAATCAAACAAGCGTGGTGGCTTGTCAATCCCAACATCAGTTAGGACAACTAGAAGCAATGATTTCCTTTCTGCTAAAGAATTTGATGATATGATCAACACCAAGGCGGAGAAAAGATTCAAGGAAGCTGAACCAAGTACAGTGGAGAGAGGAGGAAGAAAGAAAGTAGCGTTTGATCAATCATCATTCAAGACGGAGAGGCTAGATCGAGACACAGTCACTTTTATGCCTCAACCAATTTACAGGGAGTTTCCAAAGGAAGAGAAAGAAGAATTGGTGGAAAAATTAATGCTGGAATCAGATGAGGACCTGGAGACTGAGGACGAAGATGACGATGACATTGCAGGAAGTTGTTTTGTTTCAGGCACTGCAGCAGCAATTTCAAACAACGAAGAAGTTGCTTGTACTGCTGCAAGTGATGGAGGACCTGATGTTGACAAGAAAGCTGATGAGTTCATAGCCAAATTCAGAGAGCAAATCAGGCTTCAAAGAATAGAATCTATCAAGAGATCGAGTGAGCTGATAAGTAGAAAGGCTTCAAG AATATTATGA